One part of the Tunicatimonas pelagia genome encodes these proteins:
- a CDS encoding Dps family protein has protein sequence METTDIGIHDTNRESVAYLLNMLLADEHILYLKTRNYHWNVKGMHFQSLHGFFETQYQELEEMIDQIAERIRAIGHYATAAMKDYVKLARLLETNHVDGSAETMLRNLLQDHETIIRILRKDLVEEADKYRDVGTSDFVTGLMERHEKMAWMIRSYLG, from the coding sequence ATGGAAACTACCGACATTGGTATTCACGACACCAACCGCGAAAGCGTAGCGTATCTGCTTAATATGCTACTGGCCGACGAGCATATACTGTATCTCAAAACCCGAAATTATCACTGGAATGTGAAGGGAATGCACTTTCAGTCGCTGCACGGATTTTTTGAAACTCAGTACCAGGAACTGGAAGAAATGATTGACCAAATTGCGGAGCGAATCCGGGCCATTGGTCACTACGCTACGGCCGCCATGAAGGACTACGTGAAACTAGCTCGCCTGCTGGAAACTAATCACGTAGACGGCTCAGCCGAAACCATGCTTCGTAATCTCCTGCAAGACCACGAAACGATTATCCGTATCCTACGGAAAGACCTGGTAGAAGAGGCAGATAAATACCGCGACGTGGGCACCAGCGACTTCGTGACCGGCCTTATGGAACGACACGAAAAAATGGCCTGGATGATTCGCTCGTATCTGGGATAA
- a CDS encoding sensor histidine kinase — protein MKKNQNIRKHQYMHDLRNVIGSILSLSDLYSQEVDRQAVGLSIDYPNLIRSQCQQARELMDCFCEEQQSNEVSQFSPTAKLQLRPRNLVAYLSKKTALLRATTARHKLYFSSVLPNGSLLVNIDPVQFDRILLNLLSNAVKFTPEGGKIELLAERQNDQISVRMSDTGVGMNAAMLRHLFLRYTKAARSGLRNEPSQGLGLYIVRQLVAQHGGTISVASQPNQGSCFEILLPALESQN, from the coding sequence ATGAAGAAGAATCAAAATATCCGGAAGCACCAGTATATGCACGATCTGCGTAACGTAATCGGCAGTATACTTTCCCTAAGTGACTTATACAGCCAGGAAGTTGACCGACAGGCTGTCGGTTTGTCTATTGACTACCCTAACCTGATTCGTAGCCAGTGCCAACAAGCCCGAGAACTGATGGACTGCTTCTGTGAGGAACAGCAAAGCAACGAAGTGTCGCAGTTCTCGCCAACAGCAAAATTGCAGCTCCGCCCCCGCAACCTAGTCGCTTACCTTTCGAAAAAAACGGCTCTGCTGCGAGCTACTACTGCCCGGCACAAGCTGTATTTTTCGTCCGTATTGCCCAATGGCTCTCTGCTCGTCAATATAGATCCGGTGCAGTTCGACCGCATCTTACTCAATCTGCTTTCTAACGCGGTAAAATTTACGCCCGAGGGGGGAAAGATTGAGCTATTAGCCGAACGTCAAAACGATCAGATCAGCGTACGGATGAGCGATACCGGGGTAGGAATGAATGCGGCCATGCTACGGCATCTGTTTCTCCGATATACCAAAGCGGCTCGTTCCGGTCTGCGTAACGAACCCTCTCAAGGGCTAGGCTTATATATTGTCCGCCAGCTTGTAGCGCAACACGGCGGCACTATCTCGGTAGCTAGCCAGCCTAACCAAGGTTCCTGTTTTGAAATACTGCTCCCTGCTCTTGAGTCGCAAAACTAG
- a CDS encoding nuclear transport factor 2 family protein, which yields METLQETLDKIEIFQLAYKFADAANRKDGKMFQCLWDHQQAVWIIGPPINALFSGREQMGTSLVQMLNRWEFFVQMVSGGVVEVHGREAYARFYIHEVANSRESQGNNNLSMYEDELIKKDGFWFFTKRTYHTIFQSAERQVGEVIGVPEVPNWIRTASLASRQ from the coding sequence ATGGAAACCTTACAAGAGACTCTTGACAAGATTGAGATATTTCAGCTGGCCTATAAGTTTGCTGATGCTGCCAACCGAAAAGATGGTAAGATGTTTCAGTGCCTTTGGGACCACCAGCAAGCGGTGTGGATCATTGGCCCGCCAATCAATGCCTTGTTCAGTGGCCGCGAGCAAATGGGAACCTCGTTAGTTCAGATGCTCAACCGATGGGAATTTTTCGTTCAGATGGTCTCTGGGGGCGTTGTGGAAGTGCACGGTAGGGAGGCTTATGCCCGCTTTTATATCCACGAAGTGGCAAACTCAAGGGAGAGCCAGGGAAACAATAATTTATCGATGTACGAGGATGAACTGATTAAGAAGGATGGTTTTTGGTTCTTTACCAAACGAACCTACCATACGATCTTCCAGTCCGCCGAACGGCAAGTGGGTGAAGTAATTGGCGTTCCTGAAGTACCCAACTGGATACGGACTGCTTCCCTGGCTAGCCGCCAATGA
- a CDS encoding Hsp20/alpha crystallin family protein translates to MAILVRNTISPSWSDRLNQLMLHDPMWKKMHPDRISPPANIVTQEDRYEVELSIPGMNKEDLEIYVDHDVLHISGNHQEEASADRKYAHQEFVRTSFHRSFTLPANLEDNQVEAHYDQGVLRVVLYKKETHHHERKKIEIQ, encoded by the coding sequence ATGGCTATTCTTGTAAGAAACACGATTTCGCCCTCTTGGAGCGACCGGTTGAATCAGTTGATGCTTCATGACCCAATGTGGAAGAAAATGCATCCTGACCGTATTTCACCTCCTGCCAACATCGTTACGCAAGAAGATCGTTACGAGGTTGAGCTTTCTATTCCTGGCATGAATAAAGAAGACCTAGAAATTTATGTAGATCACGACGTTCTACATATCTCCGGTAATCATCAGGAAGAAGCATCCGCCGACCGAAAGTACGCGCACCAGGAATTTGTGCGAACCTCCTTCCATCGCTCATTTACGCTACCGGCTAACTTGGAAGATAACCAAGTTGAAGCTCACTACGACCAAGGAGTGCTTCGGGTAGTTTTATACAAAAAGGAGACTCACCACCACGAAAGAAAAAAAATTGAAATTCAGTAG
- a CDS encoding nuclear transport factor 2 family protein — MNETNATDQLAIMALTATFERAFDLGDHDLHMSTWHDELKFESQFGNYDNHQDYRAWLVGFYEQMKERGGTRHLITNHEISVQGDSAEMMCYLTILSQREVVVFATAMFEDRLVKVDGQWKFTHRKLHVDQQFP, encoded by the coding sequence ATGAACGAAACAAATGCCACCGACCAATTGGCCATTATGGCCCTGACCGCCACCTTTGAACGCGCCTTCGATCTGGGAGACCACGACCTGCATATGAGCACCTGGCACGACGAACTGAAGTTTGAGAGCCAGTTTGGGAATTACGACAACCATCAGGATTACCGCGCTTGGCTGGTTGGCTTCTACGAACAGATGAAAGAACGGGGCGGTACCCGTCACCTGATTACCAACCACGAGATTAGTGTGCAGGGAGACTCTGCCGAAATGATGTGTTACCTGACGATCTTGAGCCAGAGGGAGGTCGTTGTTTTTGCTACCGCCATGTTCGAGGACCGGCTGGTCAAGGTAGACGGGCAGTGGAAGTTTACCCACCGAAAGCTTCATGTTGACCAACAGTTTCCGTGA